CGCCGGGCACCGGCACGCCGGTGGTCGGCGGGCTCACCACCAACCAGGCCAACCAGATCATCATGGGGTTGAAGGGCGTCAACATTGTCGGCGCCGATCTGGTCGAGGTCGCGCCGGTCTACGATGTCGGCGAGATTACCGCGTTGGCTGGCGCCACCCTGGTGCTGCACTTCCTGGCGCTGTTCGCCCGCGCGCCCTGGCGCACGGCCTAGTCGGCGGCTTGCGGCGTTCACGATGACCGGAGGTGGGGAGCCCAAGTCGATCGTTTGCTTCGGCGACTCGATCACCTGGGGTTTCGACCCCCGGGGCGCGGAGGCCTTCCATCGCTACGGGATCGCGGAACGCTGGACCCGGCGCCTTCAGGACGAACTCGGCGACGGTTACCACGTCGTCGAGGAAGGCTTGAGCGGGCGCACCACGGTCTTCGACGATCCGGTCCTGGGCGGCATGAGCGGGTTGGCGGATCTGCCGAATGTACTGAAGAGCCACATGCCGGTGGATCTTCTGGTGTTGATGCTGGGCACGAACGACATCAAGAACCGGTTCGGCGTTAACGGCGCCGAGATCGCGACAGCCATGTCGCGTCTGGTCGATCTGGCGCTCAAGTCGGGCTGTGGCCCGGATGCCGGTCCGCCGCAAATCCTTCTTCTGGTGCCACCGGTCCTGGGTCCGGTTGACCAGACATGGCTTGCGCCCATGTTCGGTGATGAGAAGAACCGGGTTGTGCTTGAAGAGTTGCGCCAGACCTATCCGGCCCTGGCCGCGGTGTTCGGCATCGCCTGCTTCGACACCAACGAGGCGGTCAAGCCTGGCACCATCGACGGCGTCCACCTTGACCCCGACATGCTGGAGCCCTTCGCGAAGGCGGTCGCCGCGCAGATCTGCGTCCTGCTCTAGCGCGCGTCCTCCAGAATCATCGCGGCGGCCTTCTCGCCGATCATGATGGCGGGCGCGTTGGTGTTGCCGGAGACGACGGTCGGCATGATCGAGGCGTCGGCGACGCGCAGGCCACGAAGGCCACGCACCCGCAAGCGTTCGTCGACAACGGCGCGCTCGTCCTGGCCCATCGCGCAGGTGCTGGTCGGGTGATAGATCGTGCCGCCGGTCTCGCGGATGTATTGCAACAGCGCCGCGTCGTCGGTCATGTCCGGACCCGGCAGGGTCTCGCGTTTGACGTGGCGGGCATAGGCGTCTTGACCGGCGATGGCGCGGCCCAGCTTCAGGCCGTCGACCATGGTGCGCTGATCCAGTTCGCTGTGCAGATAGTTC
The sequence above is a segment of the Pseudomonadota bacterium genome. Coding sequences within it:
- a CDS encoding GDSL-type esterase/lipase family protein, with translation MTGGGEPKSIVCFGDSITWGFDPRGAEAFHRYGIAERWTRRLQDELGDGYHVVEEGLSGRTTVFDDPVLGGMSGLADLPNVLKSHMPVDLLVLMLGTNDIKNRFGVNGAEIATAMSRLVDLALKSGCGPDAGPPQILLLVPPVLGPVDQTWLAPMFGDEKNRVVLEELRQTYPALAAVFGIACFDTNEAVKPGTIDGVHLDPDMLEPFAKAVAAQICVLL